From the genome of Periplaneta americana isolate PAMFEO1 chromosome 15, P.americana_PAMFEO1_priV1, whole genome shotgun sequence, one region includes:
- the LOC138715497 gene encoding WAS/WASL-interacting protein family member 3-like → MGVTKRWAVPYHHRHHHHHHHASAMTGRDAIHLVWWKANKWSDEEVGCAIPPPPPPPPPSPPPAPPAQPAPPPPAPPAQPAPPPPAPPPAPAPPPPPAPPPAPAPPPRQWYDMARCHTSGVVEGK, encoded by the coding sequence ATGGGAGTgacgaagaggtgggctgtgccataccaccaccgccaccaccaccaccaccaccacgccagTGCTATGACAGGGCGAGATGCCATACATCTGGTGTGGTGGAAGGCAAATAAATGGAGTgacgaagaggtgggctgtgccataccaccaccgccaccaccaccaccaccatcaccaccaccagcaccaccagcacaaccagcaccaccaccaccagcaccaccagcacaaccagcaccaccaccaccagcaccaccaccagcaccagcaccaccaccgccaccagcaccaccaccagcaccagcaccaccaccacgccAGTGGTATGACATGGCGAGATGCCATACATCTGGTGTGGTGGAAGGCAAATAA